In Colletotrichum higginsianum IMI 349063 chromosome 1, whole genome shotgun sequence, the DNA window CGTCACAACGACACGATAAACAAAGGACGTCATATCATTCATTTCGGCGGCAAATACGACTCCCACCTCCTGCTCCCTGTCCTCCCTGGCTTCCAAAACTCCTTCAGTCGGAAGAAATCGTGGATCAAAATGACCATCGCATGCAGACGAATTCCAGGTTGGTCCGAAGAGAAGTTTTTGGAAGAATACACTGGCGTTCATGCGGAAGCGACTAGACATGTTTCCAACGTGGTGCCGCACCTGCGCAATTACACCCAAGTCGTTGGACTGCCCCATGTCGATGTCAAAGGCATACCCACTGGCGGCTTGGCTGCCTGGGATGCCGTCACAACACTTGGCTGGACAACCTTGCATGCCCTCTGGGGGTCATTCCGAAACCCGGCGTACAAAGCCTCGGCCGGCAACCACGTCTTTACCGATAGCTCAGCACAGACCGGAATACTCAGCCAGTCATTTGCAGAGATCATGTTCGATCCCATCGCGTTCGAGAAGCTGGGTAAGAAACCAGCTGTGCTTCAAGTATTATTGGCGAGATCACGCGCCGGTGCGCACTCCGATCCCAGCGAAGCGGACCTCGAAGCTCGCGCGGATCACGTCGGGAAAATCGGAGCCGGCACTGGTCTGCTGAGATACGTTCTTAACCGAGCCGTGGTTTCTTCAACTGTCGAATCTATCTTCGAGGGGACTCCCTTCAGCACAACTGACTGGACGACCATGTCGGCATTCGAGCAGTACTGGTTCCCTGATCGCGAGTCAGTCATTTCCTTCCTTTCCGAGAACGAGAGATCCGGCAAGATCTTTGGTACACTGCCCAAGTCTTTTGACTTGAGCAAGTCTTTTGCTGTCATTGGCGACGAGAACATTGTGGTGGAAAAGGAACTTTTTTAAGTAGGAATTTGCTTCAAGGACATGCATGTACAGAGAAACCCTCACGAACCTAATGTATGCCATCGTTCAGATTATAGACCAAGCAAAGCATAGTAACAGAGAACACTTCATGTAAATAGTATTAGCCGTGAATTCACTTGGACGACCATTTTGTATTGTCTTGGATCTATCATTACCCCTCATTTGGCCGATGAGCGGGGGGGGTGCGGTAGGGATGTTGCAACGAGAAGCATGGTCAGTATGAGACAGAGGTTCTATTCCTGTTCTTTGTGTTTTGTTGTCCAATGCGCCCGCAGGACCACACTGATAGCCAAGCCAATAGACCAACATGATTGAGAAGAAAGAACACGCACACCCTCTTCCAGCAGATGACTGCACACATCCTGGCTCGTGAGCGCACCAACTCCACTCAGGTATGGCCGATAGAGCGAAGCCCCTGAGATCCATGGCTCTACTTTGTCAATAGGGACTGGCTTGTCGAGTCTTATAGTTTTCCTACTTCGTAGGTTTTCTGCGGAACAATCATCGAAGTTACTGCTTTCGTTGGAGAGTAGGGGGGTTGCAGTTCGACCAGCCTCCGAACCGAGATTGGAGCAAACATCGCCTGTTCTGACTGCTGTAGATGCCCATATTCCGAGAGTTGCAACCAAAAAACTGTTTGCTTCGTGATGCCCTTGGGTGGGATGATCCCGTATCGAGCTGAAGAGTTGAGCGCCGTGGTAGATGATCAGACGAGCCTTTCTCGGATTCTGCGCGAGCCATGAAGCCAGCCTCAGGCATGCTGCCTTATGTTCATGACCACTGACCCGCCAGCCCGAGAATACCATGAGATCCCGTAAAGACAAGTGGGTCAGGAGGCTCAGAAGATGGTTGTGCTGCAAGGCGACCCAGCCAAGTGGGGTTTCCGGGGAATTTTGGCATTTATCGTTTCGTAAAAGATTCAGGTAAGAGACGGTGTCCCTTCCGCTCCCAGCGTCGCGATACACTGCTAGAGTGAGGAGGATTGTGTTGAGTTCGCTAGTTGCTTCCGGAAGCTTTTGTGTTCTGTAAAAGCTATTGACCTCTTCTCGGAGGGATCTCGGCTTGCCAAGGTCTTATCTACGTTAGAAAACTCAAAGGGTATCCAAAGCAGGTAGAACGCGCAACGACGCACTTGAAAGTTCCGAGAGCTCTTCATTCCACTCCTCAGATGATCGTGCCATCCAAAGTGAATCAACGGATGGCATGGGCAGTCGGAGAAGATCAGTCGGTATTGTAGGAGGCAAGTCGAAAAAAGCGCAAATTTGGCTGTCaaagagctggagaatgaaTTTGTTAACACAGTTTCTGTCAAGATGTTCACGATGATCGTCCAATGCATCATGGTCGAGCATTTTGGACGTGGAATGCCATTGCTTGAGGCCACAAGAGTTGACACTTGGGAACCTGCGTTACGCACCCAGGATAAATGAACGAGGCGCCGTTTGCATTCTGTGTAGATCCATTTTGACCAATCATTTCGTCTTGTGGGAGATGAGAGGTCGACTGGTGGACACTCTGTAAAGTAGTTGGCTTTTCTGCAAAATGTCGCCAATAGAGACATGCTCTTCTGTGCGTGTTCAGAAAACGACATATTGCCTGAGAACATTAAGCCAATTTGACTAAGCAAAATCGCTTGAGCAATGCTTAGCTCGGACTTGAGATCTGGCTCGGTTTCCAGCTCGAACTAAAATGCTAGTCAGTTAAGATTTTGCTGCCTGCCTGTTGTTGCTTCGAGCAGTACTGCTGACTGAGAGTGCCCACTTACGTAGAGATTGATTGAACGGCGCAGCAGCTCTTGAAGTATAAAACTTGTTCTTGTCGTGCCAAGCACAGAAAACCCACATCCTGTTGCCGCAACGGCAATGACTAAGACCCAATGTGAGTGTTTGGGGTCAAAGCTAGCTTGATGAAGCAGCGGGAAAACAGGATGATAATGTTCGAAATAGGATTGTACAAAGGCGTTGATGGCCTCAAAAGAGGGAAATGGTTCGTCTGTGAAGGGTAGATGGAAGGAGTTGTCAGCGTTCAACCGGGCAAATTGCGTACTGATGAAGCTGTAGACATCTGTGTTCAAATTCGGGACATGCTCATAGTCCTCGAGACGCCAAGCATCGGGATTGATGCTAGGGTCTTTTCTTAGAAAAGAGGATCGTGGAATATAGGAGAGCCCCTCAAGATCATCTGTGACAAAACGGGTTTGCCGTCTGCGTTTAGCTACCTCACTGGCCGCATTGTTCCCACAGTCTCTTCCAAGTGCGGCGGGTTTTCTCAGCGCATCTTGGAAAGTAGCCGATAGCTCAGAATGGTTTGTGAAATTGGGCCTCGGGGCCTCATCTGACAGTAGTGGCGTTGCAACCTCCGTGGATGTCACTCCCTGATCCACGTCAGTCGCAGCGTCCTGGGGATTGGTGGCAATGTCTGGCGCTGCTGATCGTGCTTTCGTTTGTAACAAAGAGTCCGGAATCCGCTCCTGAAGACTATCGCTTTCTTTTCTGGACCATTGTACAGTATCGAAAGTGTCACCAATTTGTGTTGCACCTTTCCAAACGTCATCACTGACCGCGCCATTCAACCAGTTGTGGTTTTCGGAGGTTAGAAAACACCATTGGGTTGGGTCATAAAGCAGTGAGTCTGACGTTTCGAAAGCTTGAGGTCCGAGATGACTTATAGACCCTAGTAAACTAGGATAGCTGTCAGGATTGTGAGGATGGCCATCGCATCCTGACGGCTCAGTACTTGTGAAGTGGCCTTGGTGTTCCAAGAGCTGGAACAATTATAGTACGTCAGCATATAAATCTATCTTCATTACATATCGACAAAGTATATGGAGAGTCTGTGGCACGGGAGATCTTGGACGTCCTGAGAACTCTGCAAGAGACATCTTACTCACGTCACTGTAGCTTGACGAATGGACATGTGTACCAGTAGATTCTGGCGTAACGTGGGCATCTGTTGCTTGATCGACATTCCAAGCCACACCTTCACCAAAATTCTTGGCTCTCCGTTGGTTTGTGGAAACATACACGCAGTTCCGCTGCCGTGTCTTGCATCTAGCGCAGGGTGTCCTTCCATCACATTTCTGCTTTGAACGTGCGCAATCACGGCATGCCCTCGTTACGCAAGACCTGCGTGTCCTCTTTGAAGAATTGGAGTCGTTTGGTTCTGATGAAGCTTCTTCGTGGCTCTGCATATGACGTTGCAGTGAGTCCCTAGTAAGCGGTGAGCACGAGTTATGGCGCCATGCAGAGGAACATTAAGCATGTTGGGGGGAGCGTTATTGACTGGTCAACGCTATTCCTTATTCTGTGTGCATGGTAAAGACCCCTTCCAGTTTCTGCGGAACCCACCTTCGGGAAAAGTCAGCGCCACATATCGCACATGAAAAAGGCCGTACGCCGATATGACGAAGGAGGTGACGGCTGAGGTGTTCGGAGCGACGAAACTCGGCGTTACAAACGTCACATTTGACAATCATGCCTGCAACCTTGCCCTTCCAAGACGTATGTGGGCAAGATCACAACTCTGCGGCAATATGCAACGTTGTTGGATCGGAGTGTGTGGGGTAATCGAACGAAGAACGGATCGGAGCGAGCTAGGGTTATTTCGGGCAATGCGGGGTGCGGCGCTCAGCTTTATACTCACT includes these proteins:
- a CDS encoding C2H2 type zinc finger domain protein — its product is MSFITEHRPREILFRSALGLTATSYAEPRRSFIRTKRLQFFKEDTQVLRNEGMPCKTRQRNCVYVSTNQRRAKNFGEGVAWNVDQATDAHVTPESTGTHVHSSSYSDLLEHQGHFTSTEPSGCDGHPHNPDSYPSLLGSISHLGPQAFETSDSLLYDPTQWCFLTSENHNWLNGAVSDDVWKGATQIGDTFDTVQWSRKESDSLQERIPDSLLQTKARSAAPDIATNPQDAATDVDQGVTSTEVATPLLSDEAPRPNFTNHSELSATFQDALRKPAALGRDCGNNAASEVAKRRRQTRFVTDDLEGLSYIPRSSFLRKDPSINPDAWRLEDYEHVPNLNTDVYSFISTQFARLNADNSFHLPFTDEPFPSFEAINAFVQSYFEHYHPVFPLLHQASFDPKHSHWVLVIAVAATGCGFSVLGTTRTSFILQELLRRSINLYFELETEPDLKSELSIAQAILLSQIGLMFSGNMSFSEHAQKSMSLLATFCRKANYFTECPPVDLSSPTRRNDWSKWIYTECKRRLVHLSWLFDSQICAFFDLPPTIPTDLLRLPMPSVDSLWMARSSEEWNEELSELSNLGKPRSLREEVNSFYRTQKLPEATSELNTILLTLAVYRDAGSGRDTVSYLNLLRNDKCQNSPETPLGWVALQHNHLLSLLTHLSLRDLMVFSGWRVSGHEHKAACLRLASWLAQNPRKARLIIYHGAQLFSSIRDHPTQGHHEANSFLVATLGIWASTAVRTGDVCSNLGSEAGRTATPLLSNESSNFDDCSAENLRSRKTIRLDKPVPIDKVEPWISGASLYRPYLSGVGALTSQDVCSHLLEEGVRVLSSQSCWSIGLAISVVLRAHWTTKHKEQE